One Kitasatospora sp. NBC_01266 genomic window carries:
- a CDS encoding NAD(P)/FAD-dependent oxidoreductase → MERPRILVVGGGFAGLECARRLERKLAATEAQITLVAPFSYQLYLPLLPHVAAGVLSPQSVAVSLRRSLHRTDIIPGGAIGIDPRAKVCIIRKITEQVVAEPYDYLVLAPGSITRTFDIPGLTDHARGMKTLAEAAYIRDHVIAQLDIASATLDQAERESRLQFVVVGGGYAGTETAACLQRLTTAALDRYPRLDPRLIKWHLIDIAPKLMPELGEHLGTRALKVLRDRGVDVSLGVSVAEVGDTTVTFTDGRVIPSRTLIWTAGVAASPLIGTLDAETVRGRIAVTAEMRVPQFDGIFALGDAAAVPDLAKGDGAVCPPTAQHSARQGRKVADNLVAALRNQPLEPYYHKDLGLVVDLGGKDAVSKPLGVEMSGVPAQLVARGYHLMAMRTNVAKLRVGANWVMNATAGDDFVRIGFLARRPARLRDFEYTDAYLTKEQIREHTNSLHAKH, encoded by the coding sequence ATGGAACGTCCTCGGATCCTGGTGGTGGGCGGCGGCTTCGCCGGACTGGAGTGCGCCCGGCGGCTGGAGCGAAAGCTCGCCGCGACGGAGGCGCAGATCACCCTGGTCGCACCGTTCAGCTACCAGCTGTACCTACCGCTGCTGCCGCACGTCGCCGCCGGGGTGCTCAGTCCGCAGTCGGTCGCGGTCTCGCTGCGCCGCTCGCTGCACCGCACCGACATCATCCCGGGCGGCGCGATCGGGATCGACCCGCGGGCCAAGGTCTGCATCATCCGCAAGATCACCGAGCAGGTGGTCGCCGAGCCGTACGACTACCTGGTGCTGGCCCCCGGCAGCATCACCCGCACCTTCGACATCCCCGGCCTGACCGACCACGCGCGCGGGATGAAGACGCTGGCCGAGGCCGCCTACATCCGCGACCACGTGATCGCCCAGCTCGACATCGCCTCGGCCACCCTGGACCAGGCCGAGCGCGAGTCCCGGCTGCAGTTCGTGGTGGTCGGCGGCGGCTACGCGGGCACCGAGACGGCGGCCTGCCTGCAGCGGCTGACCACCGCCGCGCTGGACCGCTACCCGCGGCTCGACCCGCGGCTGATCAAGTGGCACCTGATCGACATCGCCCCCAAGCTGATGCCCGAACTCGGCGAGCACCTGGGCACCCGGGCGCTGAAGGTGCTGCGCGACCGCGGCGTGGACGTCTCGCTCGGTGTCTCGGTGGCCGAGGTCGGCGACACCACGGTGACCTTCACCGACGGGCGGGTGATCCCCTCGCGCACGCTGATCTGGACCGCCGGGGTGGCGGCCAGCCCGCTGATCGGCACGCTGGACGCGGAGACGGTGCGCGGGCGGATCGCGGTGACCGCCGAGATGCGGGTGCCGCAGTTCGACGGCATCTTCGCGCTGGGTGACGCGGCGGCGGTGCCGGACCTGGCCAAGGGCGACGGCGCGGTCTGCCCGCCCACCGCGCAGCACTCGGCCCGCCAGGGCCGCAAGGTGGCGGACAACCTGGTCGCCGCGCTGCGCAACCAGCCGCTGGAGCCCTACTACCACAAGGACCTGGGCCTGGTGGTCGACCTGGGCGGCAAGGACGCGGTCTCCAAGCCGCTCGGCGTGGAGATGAGCGGGGTGCCGGCCCAGCTGGTGGCCCGCGGCTACCACCTGATGGCGATGCGGACCAACGTGGCCAAGCTGCGGGTGGGCGCCAACTGGGTGATGAACGCCACCGCCGGGGACGACTTCGTCCGGATCGGCTTCCTGGCCCGGCGGCCCGCCCGGCTGCGGGACTTCGAGTACACCGACGCGTATCTGACCAAGGAGCAGATCCGCGAGCACACCAACTCGCTGCACGCCAAACACTGA